Proteins encoded in a region of the Pseudomonas viciae genome:
- a CDS encoding non-ribosomal peptide synthetase: MNELLDDDLLTLLLEDVARDVQSRSSSRLNRAPLSFAQQRLWLEHQRDPTRSAYNLPRALRLTGELNADALEQALNRVIDRHDILRTAFNDIDAAPVQVVERHACLTLHREDLRALDHPARAMALSQRIELHARQPFDLSCAPLMRATLLRLDSDEHVLLLNMHHIVSDAWSNTILMQDMTQAYAQASLGDPSPLPPLPMQYADYATHQRGEYLQSTACRRSGEYWRDYLGHDLPTLELPQDFPRTASQQHRAGRVQVTFTTAETQALDAFCQRQGLTPFVVALGAWQLLLGRYSNQDDFTVGVPNANRNNHESQDLVGFFVSSQVYRARIDSTHSALDFLRSLRAQSLAALEHADYPLELILDQLQRPGAQGLFQVLFNWRTGSPAQPISPKGELALAFLDTGDSQAKFDLSLDVDYSQQQILATFEYSRDLYRTETIERMAGHWQNLVRGLIETPERALGELQLLDADEHQHTLHDWNRQPTQLPREHCLHQLIETHAAATGEAIALTFEGQHMSYAELNRQANRLAHRLIEQGIGPDVLVGIAAERTPQMIIGLLAILKAGGAYVPLDPAYPADRLAYMIEDSGVTQILTQAHLRESLALPADINCLSLDPAEADGDYPEHNPDVPVHPDNLAYVIYTSGSTGQPKGALLAHHNVNRLFQATDRWFGFDHQDVWCLFHSYAFDFSVWEIFGALLHGGRLVIVPHAVSRSPQELYALVCQENVTVLNQTPSAFKALLQVACAPDQPLVHRLRQIIFGGEAIDVQSLRPWFERFGDQSPHLINMYGITETTVHVTWRPLSIADLHSEAASPIGQPIVDLSWYLLDAHLNPVPKGCIGELYVGRAGLARGYHQRADLTASRFIPDPFDPLPGGRLYRTGDLARYRSDGSIEYIGRLDHQVKIRGFRIELGEIQARLQTLPAVQDCVVLTHEGPTGLQLVAYVIAAQASTAELREGLLAALKAQLPDYMVPSHLLFIDHWPLNANGKLDRKALPEPDAALRHVDYVAPRTPLEQALAQLWQQSLRVERVGINDSFFELGGHSILAIELIANLKARLNISVRLQALLANPSVAQLALFIAQNHREQTQCLVPLNNAPSSAPQLFCLHPSGGIVFCYQPLARKLNQRARVSGVMHRGFSEPHANPEAWAEMIADYSREIVTAQPQGPYYLMGWSLGGTIALDIAATLESQGHTVSFLGLVDSTIPEHLYPATLSRHRHLPDDEPADPASQDLLEAIEYFDLLFPTLTERTAAYRQEHPDSTVQAFHEWATRQIEPGRGDLLSIVQSVKDEVMNAQAFSVHDRLLEAFDGFTFKPVRVRPSCWWTQAEKTPDELAFCEGLIKGYSLTGELQCSVRSPLRHRGMIFDDGLLDSLVEGFLASAIGGEKVLGV, from the coding sequence ACCACCCGGCGCGTGCCATGGCGCTCTCACAGCGCATTGAGCTGCACGCCCGACAACCGTTCGATCTCAGCTGCGCGCCGCTGATGCGGGCAACGCTGCTCAGGCTGGACAGCGACGAACATGTGCTGCTACTCAACATGCATCACATCGTCTCCGACGCCTGGTCCAACACGATCCTCATGCAGGACATGACCCAGGCCTACGCCCAGGCCTCGCTCGGCGATCCATCGCCGCTGCCGCCGTTGCCCATGCAATACGCCGACTACGCCACCCACCAGCGAGGCGAGTATTTGCAGAGCACGGCCTGCCGGCGCAGCGGTGAATATTGGCGTGATTACCTGGGCCACGACCTGCCCACGCTGGAACTGCCCCAAGATTTTCCCCGTACCGCAAGCCAGCAACACAGGGCCGGACGCGTACAGGTGACGTTTACCACCGCAGAGACCCAGGCCCTGGACGCGTTCTGCCAACGCCAGGGGCTTACGCCTTTCGTGGTGGCGCTGGGTGCCTGGCAACTGCTGCTGGGCCGCTACAGTAACCAGGACGATTTCACCGTCGGCGTGCCCAATGCCAACCGCAACAACCATGAAAGCCAGGACCTGGTGGGGTTCTTCGTCAGCAGCCAGGTGTATCGAGCGAGGATCGACTCGACCCACAGCGCGTTGGATTTTCTGCGCAGTTTGCGCGCCCAGTCCCTCGCCGCGCTGGAACATGCCGACTACCCGCTGGAGCTGATCCTCGATCAACTGCAACGTCCCGGCGCACAGGGCTTGTTCCAGGTCTTGTTCAACTGGCGCACCGGCTCACCGGCCCAGCCGATCTCGCCCAAAGGCGAACTGGCCCTGGCGTTTCTCGATACGGGCGACAGCCAGGCCAAGTTCGACTTGTCGCTGGATGTCGACTATTCACAGCAGCAGATACTGGCGACGTTCGAATACAGCCGTGATCTCTACCGCACTGAAACCATCGAGCGCATGGCCGGTCACTGGCAAAACCTGGTGCGGGGCCTGATCGAGACGCCTGAACGCGCCCTCGGCGAACTGCAATTACTCGATGCTGATGAACACCAGCACACCCTGCACGACTGGAACCGCCAACCGACCCAACTGCCCCGTGAACACTGCTTGCACCAGTTGATCGAAACCCATGCCGCCGCCACCGGTGAGGCCATAGCCCTGACCTTTGAAGGGCAGCACATGAGCTATGCCGAGCTCAACCGGCAGGCCAATCGACTGGCCCATCGGCTGATCGAACAAGGCATCGGGCCCGACGTGCTGGTCGGCATCGCCGCCGAGCGTACGCCGCAGATGATCATCGGCCTGCTGGCGATTCTCAAGGCCGGTGGCGCCTACGTGCCGCTGGACCCGGCCTACCCGGCCGATCGCCTGGCTTACATGATCGAGGACAGCGGCGTGACGCAGATCCTGACCCAGGCTCATCTGCGTGAATCCCTGGCGTTGCCCGCCGACATCAACTGCCTGTCGCTCGACCCAGCCGAGGCCGATGGCGACTATCCCGAGCACAACCCGGATGTGCCGGTGCACCCGGACAACCTGGCATATGTGATCTACACCTCAGGCTCGACCGGCCAGCCCAAAGGCGCCTTGCTGGCGCACCACAACGTCAACCGATTGTTCCAGGCCACTGACCGCTGGTTCGGCTTCGATCATCAGGACGTCTGGTGCCTGTTCCATTCCTATGCCTTCGACTTTTCCGTGTGGGAAATTTTTGGCGCGCTGCTGCACGGCGGCCGACTGGTCATCGTGCCCCACGCCGTGAGCCGTTCACCCCAGGAGCTCTACGCCCTGGTTTGCCAGGAAAACGTCACGGTGCTCAACCAGACGCCCTCGGCGTTCAAGGCGTTGCTGCAGGTCGCCTGCGCGCCTGACCAACCTCTGGTCCACCGGTTACGCCAAATCATTTTTGGTGGCGAAGCGATTGACGTGCAGAGCTTGCGCCCCTGGTTCGAACGCTTCGGCGACCAGTCGCCTCACTTGATCAATATGTATGGCATCACCGAAACGACGGTCCACGTCACCTGGCGGCCGCTGTCGATCGCTGACTTGCACAGCGAGGCCGCGAGCCCTATCGGCCAGCCCATCGTCGACCTGTCCTGGTATTTGCTCGACGCCCATCTGAACCCGGTGCCCAAGGGTTGCATCGGTGAGTTGTATGTCGGCCGAGCCGGTCTGGCCCGTGGTTACCACCAGCGCGCCGACCTGACCGCCAGCCGCTTTATCCCCGACCCGTTCGATCCGCTGCCGGGTGGCCGCCTGTATCGCACCGGCGACCTGGCACGCTACCGCAGCGACGGCAGCATCGAATACATCGGGCGCCTGGATCATCAGGTCAAGATCCGCGGTTTCCGCATCGAACTGGGGGAAATCCAGGCACGTCTGCAAACACTGCCTGCGGTCCAGGATTGCGTCGTGTTGACCCATGAAGGCCCGACCGGCCTGCAACTGGTCGCTTACGTGATTGCCGCGCAAGCGTCCACGGCCGAGCTACGCGAAGGCCTGTTGGCCGCCCTCAAAGCGCAATTGCCGGACTACATGGTGCCCAGTCACCTGCTGTTCATCGATCACTGGCCGCTCAATGCCAATGGCAAGCTCGACCGCAAGGCCTTGCCGGAACCTGATGCCGCTCTCCGGCATGTCGATTACGTGGCGCCCCGTACGCCATTGGAACAGGCGCTGGCGCAGCTCTGGCAACAATCCCTCAGAGTTGAGCGCGTGGGCATCAACGACAGCTTCTTTGAACTGGGCGGGCATTCGATCCTGGCGATCGAGCTGATTGCCAACCTCAAGGCACGCCTGAACATCAGCGTGCGCCTGCAAGCGTTGCTGGCCAACCCGAGCGTCGCGCAGCTGGCGCTGTTCATTGCGCAAAATCATCGGGAGCAGACCCAATGCCTGGTCCCGTTGAACAACGCCCCCAGCAGTGCGCCGCAGTTGTTTTGCCTGCACCCCAGCGGGGGCATCGTGTTCTGTTACCAGCCCTTGGCACGCAAACTCAACCAACGGGCGCGCGTCAGCGGCGTCATGCACCGCGGCTTCAGCGAACCCCACGCAAACCCTGAGGCCTGGGCCGAGATGATTGCCGATTACAGCCGGGAAATCGTCACCGCCCAGCCCCAAGGCCCGTATTACCTGATGGGTTGGTCCCTGGGCGGGACCATTGCGCTGGACATCGCAGCGACGCTGGAAAGCCAGGGCCACACCGTCAGCTTCCTCGGTCTGGTGGACAGCACGATTCCTGAACACCTGTACCCGGCCACCTTGTCGCGTCATCGGCATTTGCCAGACGATGAACCCGCCGATCCGGCCTCCCAGGATCTGCTTGAGGCCATCGAGTATTTCGACCTGCTGTTTCCGACCCTCACCGAACGTACGGCGGCTTACCGGCAAGAACACCCCGACAGCACGGTCCAGGCCTTCCATGAATGGGCCACCCGCCAGATCGAGCCGGGGCGCGGCGACTTGCTGTCAATCGTGCAGAGCGTCAAGGATGAAGTCATGAACGCCCAGGCGTTCTCGGTGCATGATCGGTTGCTGGAGGCCTTCGATGGATTCACCTTCAAACCGGTACGGGTACGTCCCAGTTGCTGGTGGACCCAGGCGGAAAAAACGCCGGACGAATTGGCGTTCTGCGAGGGCTTGATCAAGGGTTACAGCCTGACCGGGGAGCTGCAATGCTCGGTGCGCTCGCCGTTGCGTCACCGCGGTATGATCTTTGATGATGGGTTGCTTGATTCGCTGGTTGAGGGTTTTTTGGCGAGTGCGATAGGAGGGGAAAAAGTACTGGGGGTATGA